A window of the Falco biarmicus isolate bFalBia1 chromosome 10, bFalBia1.pri, whole genome shotgun sequence genome harbors these coding sequences:
- the CCNDBP1 gene encoding cyclin-D1-binding protein 1 isoform X3, with translation MEVREPLRDLCGALRAVLARVREGEPSEGREAFELPRFWDALGQTFKVTSQEATKLSLAFSRPPPTSAEDCRKLSEDVQNAILAVATVYYWLPKGQGTTLRKMVRDATTEVVEGMIQLTETILSAPLESLSQEQLISTGGVWEACEQVSNLPRDNQAAVVSALAACLGVVKDALEEMEHALVEGQDPYSDIMEDEELGFRGNRDTYWSEADRKLLSSCMGLMKASKACLKKVLGVVKAHGKADSPEHIAQLDDLADIANDISPSVDELALSMYPPMNHLAVRLNVEMHSSSLLLQGRAWLLEFRVGSEISSVEVFNGSTSEK, from the exons ATGGAGGTGCGGGAGCCGCTGCGGGACCTCTGCGGCGCTCTGCGGGCCGTGTTAGCGCGGGTCCGAG AGGGCGAGCCGAGTGAGGGCCGCGAGGCGTTCGAGCTGCCGCGCTTCTGGGACGCCCTAG GTCAGACATTCAAAGTAACATCACAGGAGGCTACAAAGCTGAGTCTAGCATTCTCAAGGCCTCCACCGACTTCTGCAGAG GATTGCCGGAAGCTGAGTGAAGATGTCCAAAATGCCATTCTTGCAGTGGCCACAGTGTACTACTGGCTCCCCAAGGGCCAAG GTACTACTCTTCGGAAGATGGTACGAGATGCTACCACTGAAGTAGTGGAAGGAATGATCCAACTCACAGAAACAATTCTCAGTGCTCCATTGGAGAG cttgTCTCAGGAACAGCTTATATCAACTGGTGGTGTATGGGAGGCATGTGAGCAAGTGTCCAACCTGCCACGAG ataACCAGGCAGCAGTTGTGTCAGCTCTGGCTGCATGTCTAGGTGTGGTCAAAGATGCTCTGGAGGAGATGGAACAT GCTCTGGTGGAAGGGCAAGACCCCTACAGTGACATTATGGAAGATGAAGAGCTGGGCTTTCGGGGCAACAGAGATACATATTGGTCAGAAGCTGACCGGAAGCTGCTTAGCTCCTGCATGGGTTTAATGAAGGCTTCTAAAGCTTGCCTGAAGAAGGTCTTGGGTGTAGTGAAAGCTCATGGCAAAGCTGATTCTCCAGAGCACATTGCTCAGCTGGATGATCTTGCAGACATTGCTAATGACATCAGTCCAAG TGTTGACGAACTGGCACTGAGCATGTATCCACCTATGAACCACTTGGCTGTGCGACTCAAT GTGGAAATGCATTCCTCATCTTTACTTCTTCAGGGAAGAGCATGGCTACTTGAGTTCAGAGTTGGCTCTGAAATATCATCTGTAGAGGTGTTCAATGGCAGTACCTCAGAAAAGTGA
- the CCNDBP1 gene encoding cyclin-D1-binding protein 1 isoform X1: protein MEVREPLRDLCGALRAVLARVREGEPSEGREAFELPRFWDALGQTFKVTSQEATKLSLAFSRPPPTSAEDCRKLSEDVQNAILAVATVYYWLPKGQGTTLRKMVRDATTEVVEGMIQLTETILSAPLESLSQEQLISTGGVWEACEQVSNLPRDNQAAVVSALAACLGVVKDALEEMEHALVEGQDPYSDIMEDEELGFRGNRDTYWSEADRKLLSSCMGLMKASKACLKKVLGVVKAHGKADSPEHIAQLDDLADIANDISPSVDELALSMYPPMNHLAVRLNDKPCMSTIRGRLGAVSDWCSRSQHEQNQELHTGSTLALPCLHVLLRLALVYAFPVNLAVLQLLRE from the exons ATGGAGGTGCGGGAGCCGCTGCGGGACCTCTGCGGCGCTCTGCGGGCCGTGTTAGCGCGGGTCCGAG AGGGCGAGCCGAGTGAGGGCCGCGAGGCGTTCGAGCTGCCGCGCTTCTGGGACGCCCTAG GTCAGACATTCAAAGTAACATCACAGGAGGCTACAAAGCTGAGTCTAGCATTCTCAAGGCCTCCACCGACTTCTGCAGAG GATTGCCGGAAGCTGAGTGAAGATGTCCAAAATGCCATTCTTGCAGTGGCCACAGTGTACTACTGGCTCCCCAAGGGCCAAG GTACTACTCTTCGGAAGATGGTACGAGATGCTACCACTGAAGTAGTGGAAGGAATGATCCAACTCACAGAAACAATTCTCAGTGCTCCATTGGAGAG cttgTCTCAGGAACAGCTTATATCAACTGGTGGTGTATGGGAGGCATGTGAGCAAGTGTCCAACCTGCCACGAG ataACCAGGCAGCAGTTGTGTCAGCTCTGGCTGCATGTCTAGGTGTGGTCAAAGATGCTCTGGAGGAGATGGAACAT GCTCTGGTGGAAGGGCAAGACCCCTACAGTGACATTATGGAAGATGAAGAGCTGGGCTTTCGGGGCAACAGAGATACATATTGGTCAGAAGCTGACCGGAAGCTGCTTAGCTCCTGCATGGGTTTAATGAAGGCTTCTAAAGCTTGCCTGAAGAAGGTCTTGGGTGTAGTGAAAGCTCATGGCAAAGCTGATTCTCCAGAGCACATTGCTCAGCTGGATGATCTTGCAGACATTGCTAATGACATCAGTCCAAG TGTTGACGAACTGGCACTGAGCATGTATCCACCTATGAACCACTTGGCTGTGCGACTCAAT GACAAGCCATGTATGTCCACCATCAGAGGAAGGCTGGGTGCAGTTTCTGACTGGTGCAGTAGATCACAACATGAACAAAATCAAGAACTTCACACAGGGTCAACTTTAGCTCTTCCATGTCTACATGTGTTGCTGCGGCTGGCTCTGGTATATGCTTTTCCAGTGAATCTCGCTGTTCTCCAGCTACTGAGAGAATGA
- the CCNDBP1 gene encoding cyclin-D1-binding protein 1 isoform X2, with translation MEVREPLRDLCGALRAVLARVREGEPSEGREAFELPRFWDALGQTFKVTSQEATKLSLAFSRPPPTSAEDCRKLSEDVQNAILAVATVYYWLPKGQGTTLRKMVRDATTEVVEGMIQLTETILSAPLESLSQEQLISTGGVWEACEQVSNLPRDNQAAVVSALAACLGVVKDALEEMEHALVEGQDPYSDIMEDEELGFRGNRDTYWSEADRKLLSSCMGLMKASKACLKKVLGVVKAHGKADSPEHIAQLDDLADIANDISPSVDELALSMYPPMNHLAVRLNAAKLASVLKKVLEITKTSHVCPPSEEGWVQFLTGAVDHNMNKIKNFTQGQL, from the exons ATGGAGGTGCGGGAGCCGCTGCGGGACCTCTGCGGCGCTCTGCGGGCCGTGTTAGCGCGGGTCCGAG AGGGCGAGCCGAGTGAGGGCCGCGAGGCGTTCGAGCTGCCGCGCTTCTGGGACGCCCTAG GTCAGACATTCAAAGTAACATCACAGGAGGCTACAAAGCTGAGTCTAGCATTCTCAAGGCCTCCACCGACTTCTGCAGAG GATTGCCGGAAGCTGAGTGAAGATGTCCAAAATGCCATTCTTGCAGTGGCCACAGTGTACTACTGGCTCCCCAAGGGCCAAG GTACTACTCTTCGGAAGATGGTACGAGATGCTACCACTGAAGTAGTGGAAGGAATGATCCAACTCACAGAAACAATTCTCAGTGCTCCATTGGAGAG cttgTCTCAGGAACAGCTTATATCAACTGGTGGTGTATGGGAGGCATGTGAGCAAGTGTCCAACCTGCCACGAG ataACCAGGCAGCAGTTGTGTCAGCTCTGGCTGCATGTCTAGGTGTGGTCAAAGATGCTCTGGAGGAGATGGAACAT GCTCTGGTGGAAGGGCAAGACCCCTACAGTGACATTATGGAAGATGAAGAGCTGGGCTTTCGGGGCAACAGAGATACATATTGGTCAGAAGCTGACCGGAAGCTGCTTAGCTCCTGCATGGGTTTAATGAAGGCTTCTAAAGCTTGCCTGAAGAAGGTCTTGGGTGTAGTGAAAGCTCATGGCAAAGCTGATTCTCCAGAGCACATTGCTCAGCTGGATGATCTTGCAGACATTGCTAATGACATCAGTCCAAG TGTTGACGAACTGGCACTGAGCATGTATCCACCTATGAACCACTTGGCTGTGCGACTCAAT gCTGCTAAGTTGGCCTCTGTATTAAAGAAAGTCTTAGAGATTACAAA GACAAGCCATGTATGTCCACCATCAGAGGAAGGCTGGGTGCAGTTTCTGACTGGTGCAGTAGATCACAACATGAACAAAATCAAGAACTTCACACAGGGTCAACTTTAG